A window of the Lolium perenne isolate Kyuss_39 chromosome 7, Kyuss_2.0, whole genome shotgun sequence genome harbors these coding sequences:
- the LOC127316891 gene encoding uncharacterized protein — protein MVSDQELARYVESFVRHAAALPGAAAAGISPQDVVRRLEAQLGVDLAPRAPLIRDVLLALLSPDHFPPASSPHAHQQHHFAATTTSSSTMPAASAPSPTAVPHYFSQQQQQQQQQQPTPQQLQSYYAASQQYQLHQLQQQQQHQQQQQQHRASPPTSSPYDAPASFRYAQPGGAQLQRLVQMQQYQQQQQQQQQQYHHHHQQQMTAAASAATAPNAATAAQSPRAPVAESPRAAAAARPKKESASTGVKRKGGTGGLNKVCGVSPELQAIVGEPTMARTEIVRQLWAYIRRNDLQDPNNKRKIICNDELRLVFETDCTDMFKMNKLLAKHIRPLEPTKDSNRDLKKLKPVEDEPSPPAEAEATNQLPAIVSDALASFFGTGEREIPHSEAVKRVWDHIKSNNLEDPSNPTMILCDAKLKDLFGCESVTALVVSELVSHHLFKQPNNI, from the exons atggTGTCCGACCAGGAGCTCGCCCGCTACGTGGAGTCCTTCGTCCGCCATGCCGCCGCGCtccccggcgccgccgccgccgggataTCGCCGCAGGACGTGGTGCGGCGGCTCGAGGCGCAGCTCGGCGTCGACCTCGCCCCCAGGGCGCCGCTCATCCGCGacgtcctcctcgcgctcctctCCCCCGACCATTTCCCCCCCGCTTCCTCTCCCCACGCCCACCAGCAGCACCActtcgccgccaccaccacctcctcctccaccatgcCCGCCGCCTCCGCGCCCTCCCCCACCGCCGTGCCCCACTACTtctcgcagcagcagcagcagcagcagcagcagcagcccacGCCGCAGCAGCTACAGTCCTACTACGCCGCCTCGCAGCAGTACCAACTGCACCAGCtccaacagcagcagcagcaccaacagcagcagcagcagcaccgcGCCAGCCCgcccacctcctcgccctacgacGCCCCAGCCTCGTTCCGCTACGCGCAGCCCGGCGGGGCGCAGCTGCAGAGGCTCGTCCAGATGCAGCagtaccagcagcagcagcaacaacaacaacagcagtaccaccaccaccaccagcagcAGATGACCGCCGCGGCTTCTGCCGCCACGGCACCCaatgcggccacggcggcacagagTCCGCGCGCGCCGGTGGCCGAGAGTCCGCGTGCGGCCGCGGCCGCAAGGCCCAAGAAGGAAAG TGCTAGCACTGGAGTAAAACGAAAAGGTGGTACAGGGGGATTAAACAAAGTCTGTGGTGTTTCACCTGAGCTGCAAGCTATTGTTGGTGAACCAACAATGGCTAGGACTGAG ATCGTCAGGCAGCTTTGGGCATACATTCGCAGAAATGACTTGCAGGACCCTAACAATAAGAGAAAGATCATATGCAATGATGAGCTACGATTGGTTTTTGAGACTGATTGCACTGATATGTTCAAGATGAACAAGCTTTTGGCGAAGCACATAAGACCACTCGAGCCAACAA AAGATTCAAATCGCGATTTGAAGAAGCTGAAGCCCGTGGAAGATGAGCCCAGCCCTCCTGCCGAAGCTGAAGCTACAAACCAACTTCCAGCTATTGTGTCTGATGCTCTTGCTAGCTTTTTTGGAACTGGAGAAAGAGAGATTCCACACTCTGAGGCTGTCAAGCGTGTTTGGGACCACATCAAAAGCAATAATCTAGAG GATCCATCAAATCCCACGATGATACTATGCGACGCAAAACTTAAAGATCTCTTTGGATGTGAAAGCGTAACTGCTCTGGTTGTTTCAGAGTTGGTGTCACACCACCTTTTCAAGCAACCTAACAACATCTAA
- the LOC127316892 gene encoding uncharacterized protein has product MTLSCLLTPATPLIHLRRNGTRISRPGCASRSSYCKGAETRRRNGGRLRVKALFGDGGDGFRAMMRIVKLNSAIQNRSIKELLELITEECQYFFSNLPPVSISQISKNMFLLLHEMMLRHQVSFVLKPTENGGFDLGIKWSLEWKGEKLPWDVDCAVSTTHVYTGLLLISQVNKACTPLLQKILQMIYQNLDAVILIVANKFLPEGKVEDKERSNIIVCAIIGLVVMVLFYAMFNNL; this is encoded by the exons ATGACTCTGTCATGCCTTCTTACTCCTGCTACACCGTTGATCCACCTGCGACGAAACGGGACCAGAATTAGCAGGCCGGGGTGTGCTTCCAGGTCATCCTACTGCAAAGGTGCAGAGACGAGGAGAAGAAATGGCGGTAGACTACGTGTAAAGGCTCTGTTCGGCGATGGAGGAGACGGGTTCCGGGCGATGATGAGGATCGTGAAGCTCAACTCTGCCATCCAGAACCGGAGCATCAAGGAGCTGCTGGAGCTGATCACCGAGGAGTGCCAGTATTTCTTCAGCAACCTTCCGCCCGTCAGTATTTCGCAGATAAGCAAG AACATGTTCCTGCTTCTACATGAGATGATGCTCCGGCACCAGGTCTCGTTCGTGCTCAAGCCCACGGAGAACGGAGGCTTTGACCTGGGCATCAAATGGTCTCTAG AATGGAAGGGCGAGAAGCTGCCTTGGGACGTAGACTGCGCTGTATCCACGACCCACGTCTACACAGGCCTGCTGCTCATCAG CCAAGTGAATAAGGCCTGCACGCCACTTCTACAAAAGATTCTTCAGATGATTTACCAG AATTTGGATGCTGTAATTTTGATTGTGGCAAACAAGTTTCTACCGGAAGGCAAGGTGGAAGATAAGGAGAGAAGCAACATAATTGTCTGCGCCATCATTGGCCTGGTGGTCATGGTCCTGTTCTACGCCATGTTTAACAACTTGTAG